A genomic region of Pirellulales bacterium contains the following coding sequences:
- a CDS encoding glucuronate isomerase, with protein sequence MSQSLIQRLFTEINDLSLVDPHTHINPLAPASATLADILGYHYYTELAHSAGTPRQFIEEAGIEPAEKVRRIVAGLAPIENTVQYSWLIEMCQRFFGFTGDRLTLQNWESLYAASLDKMRSADWANQVLRQSRLSAVFLTNDFDDPLSGFDTSVYIPCLRTDDLVFHISKVAVRERLQRAAGGAVVDSATLRSAIGKLFDHFVSHGARACAISLPPDFAPRRVTGAVVESALSQVLRSGDDATPEQRLLLANHVFWTLAEFCAEHQLPFDLMIGVNRAVYSAGVHQGQDLFDSRVSLIQYRDLFNAFPQVTFPISVLASVTNQELVAYSWIFPNVVANGHWWYSNTPEFIERDCAARLEAVPQTKQIGYYSDMYKLEFGLPKFAMYKRILAKVLAERFVIDREWSEERALQLARTMLCDNVQRIFPDRTAR encoded by the coding sequence CTCGCCGACATTCTGGGCTACCACTACTACACCGAGCTTGCCCATTCCGCTGGAACGCCGCGCCAGTTCATTGAGGAAGCCGGAATCGAACCCGCGGAGAAAGTGCGACGGATCGTGGCCGGTTTGGCGCCCATCGAAAACACCGTGCAGTACAGTTGGCTCATCGAGATGTGTCAGCGTTTCTTTGGGTTCACAGGCGACCGCTTGACCCTGCAGAACTGGGAGTCGCTCTACGCCGCTTCGTTGGACAAGATGCGTTCGGCCGATTGGGCCAACCAGGTCCTGCGACAAAGCCGTCTGTCGGCCGTCTTCCTCACCAACGACTTCGACGATCCCCTCTCGGGCTTCGACACCAGCGTTTACATCCCGTGCCTGCGGACGGACGATCTGGTGTTCCACATTTCCAAAGTCGCGGTGCGCGAGAGACTGCAGCGCGCCGCCGGCGGCGCGGTTGTCGATTCCGCCACGCTGCGTTCCGCCATCGGCAAACTGTTTGATCACTTCGTATCACACGGCGCTCGCGCATGCGCTATCTCGTTACCCCCCGATTTTGCTCCGCGGCGTGTCACGGGAGCCGTGGTCGAATCGGCGCTATCGCAAGTGCTGCGTAGCGGCGACGACGCGACTCCCGAGCAACGACTGCTCCTCGCGAACCACGTCTTCTGGACGCTCGCCGAATTCTGCGCCGAGCACCAATTGCCATTCGACTTGATGATCGGTGTCAATCGCGCGGTCTACTCGGCCGGCGTGCATCAAGGCCAAGACCTGTTCGACAGCCGAGTATCACTGATCCAGTATCGCGATCTTTTCAACGCGTTCCCGCAGGTGACCTTCCCTATTTCCGTGTTGGCCAGCGTTACAAACCAAGAGTTGGTCGCGTACAGTTGGATCTTTCCGAACGTCGTCGCCAACGGGCACTGGTGGTACTCGAACACCCCCGAATTCATCGAACGCGATTGCGCCGCTCGGCTCGAGGCCGTGCCGCAAACCAAGCAGATCGGGTACTACAGCGACATGTATAAATTGGAGTTTGGACTGCCCAAATTCGCCATGTACAAGCGCATATTGGCTAAGGTACTGGCCGAACGCTTCGTAATCGATCGCGAGTGGAGCGAAGAGCGAGCGCTTCAATTGGCCCGCACAATGCTTTGCGACAACGTGCAGCGGATTTTTCCCGATCGAACGGCTCGCTAG
- a CDS encoding HEAT repeat domain-containing protein, with protein sequence MSVRRCLTAAMMVLLLAAPLSTAIAGPVEDLASKEPATRAAAARALWQKEKLTDQEAHALITALDDEDPLVSAYAAHALEDAPRVSEKLVAELVENLSDSDGRVRTAAATTLRALAPDPSEAMAASMGATSAVDPDAMAPLIELFVRGGKRSVPLMVEKLADRDVRYWAAIVLGELGPEAKDAAPALAKALADERPEVRLQVLIALGQIGASAESAVPAILKQLQAKEIGVQYAAAFALGNIASPKATDALRKLQKTPDEFLKMLAYWGLARIYPKDPATVHQAVETLVQSLGSKDERLRQGAARGLAELKADPQIVLPALIKLLKDPNPAVRGNVIDAIVSLGPQVTPKLVDALQQSELRPVALATLIRLGPGAKSAAPALVALIRGEIKKGDKADHELLTEALIALAGSGGLDKTFEVEAQQLLTMDDPTLQRAAIFALGKIGPTAKAAIPRLRELLSSTDPRARLISLWALLQITPDDAEIIQAAVPALTEALTDSREVVRREAAAALGRIGPKAAASLPALEQLLHDRDSAVRQAAEQAIAAIGQGA encoded by the coding sequence ATGTCGGTACGCCGTTGTCTCACTGCCGCGATGATGGTCCTCTTGTTGGCCGCGCCGCTTTCCACGGCGATCGCCGGCCCTGTGGAAGACCTGGCCAGCAAAGAACCGGCCACCAGAGCGGCCGCTGCGCGCGCCTTATGGCAGAAAGAAAAACTCACCGATCAAGAGGCGCATGCGCTCATCACGGCGCTTGACGACGAAGATCCACTAGTCAGCGCCTACGCAGCACATGCCTTGGAAGACGCGCCGCGCGTGTCGGAAAAATTAGTCGCCGAATTAGTCGAGAATCTGTCCGATTCCGATGGCCGCGTACGCACTGCCGCGGCGACAACTCTGCGCGCATTGGCGCCCGATCCCTCCGAGGCAATGGCCGCGTCGATGGGCGCGACCAGCGCGGTCGATCCCGACGCAATGGCGCCGCTGATCGAATTATTCGTGCGTGGAGGCAAGCGCTCCGTTCCATTGATGGTGGAAAAGCTCGCTGATCGTGATGTCCGCTATTGGGCGGCGATAGTGCTCGGCGAGCTCGGACCCGAAGCCAAGGACGCGGCGCCGGCGCTAGCTAAAGCGCTCGCCGATGAACGTCCTGAGGTCCGATTGCAAGTGCTGATCGCGCTCGGCCAAATTGGAGCCTCCGCCGAGTCCGCAGTGCCGGCCATCCTCAAGCAACTCCAAGCCAAAGAGATCGGAGTTCAATATGCCGCCGCTTTCGCGCTAGGCAACATCGCCTCTCCCAAGGCCACCGATGCGCTGCGCAAGTTGCAAAAGACGCCCGATGAGTTTCTTAAGATGCTGGCCTACTGGGGCTTGGCTCGAATTTACCCCAAAGACCCGGCCACGGTACATCAGGCCGTCGAGACGCTGGTTCAGTCGCTCGGCTCTAAGGATGAGCGTTTGCGACAAGGCGCCGCCCGAGGATTGGCCGAATTGAAGGCCGATCCTCAAATAGTCCTGCCCGCGCTGATCAAGCTGCTCAAAGATCCCAATCCTGCCGTACGCGGAAACGTCATCGATGCCATTGTTTCGCTTGGCCCACAAGTAACGCCCAAATTAGTCGACGCGCTCCAGCAATCCGAGTTGCGTCCGGTGGCGCTAGCAACGCTGATTCGCCTGGGGCCGGGCGCCAAGTCCGCGGCCCCAGCTTTGGTTGCCTTGATCCGCGGCGAAATCAAAAAGGGAGACAAGGCCGACCATGAACTGTTGACCGAAGCGCTCATCGCGCTGGCGGGCAGTGGCGGCCTCGACAAAACTTTCGAAGTCGAGGCCCAGCAGTTGCTCACGATGGACGACCCCACGTTGCAACGCGCAGCCATCTTCGCGCTCGGCAAGATTGGCCCCACAGCCAAGGCGGCAATCCCGCGCTTGCGTGAACTGTTGAGCTCCACCGACCCTCGGGCTCGTTTGATCTCATTGTGGGCGCTGTTGCAAATCACCCCTGACGACGCCGAAATCATCCAGGCGGCGGTTCCCGCGCTGACCGAGGCGCTCACCGACTCGCGCGAAGTCGTCCGTCGCGAGGCGGCGGCGGCACTGGGGCGGATTGGTCCCAAAGCAGCAGCCAGCCTTCCCGCGCTCGAGCAGTTGCTGCACGATCGCGATTCGGCTGTTCGGCAAGCCGCCGAGCAAGCTATCGCAGCGATCGGTCAAGGCGCGTAG
- a CDS encoding DUF1559 domain-containing protein, translating to MREQLLGFLVGALDPDEHDAVEAELRGSSDLKRALDELRVAAEPLSWDQQHFAPPEGLAARTVDYVSRRKVAIPIREFGGRTTRWSLQDFAVAASILIAASFLFFPAVSHSRMVARIAQCGNNLRQIGWGLQQYSLYHNGYAPSPSPTGNLASSAAFAPQMVAAGLMPDTRVLRCPESPHNSGKPLDVPTLAQIERAVGKQLQRFHNAMGGDYRGALGYLDDQNQYHPVRHASRPYFALVSDAPSIGRDDHQSGNHGGSGQNVLFEDGHVEFLKTCRCLPAAHPDDIFENSDGLVAPGHSPDDSVIAPGSFSLVDFEQAGN from the coding sequence ATGCGTGAGCAGCTGCTCGGCTTTCTTGTTGGGGCGCTAGATCCTGATGAACACGACGCGGTGGAAGCGGAATTGCGTGGCTCATCCGATCTGAAGCGAGCACTCGACGAACTTCGAGTGGCGGCGGAGCCATTGTCTTGGGATCAACAACATTTCGCTCCGCCAGAAGGATTGGCCGCCAGAACAGTCGACTATGTCTCACGACGCAAGGTGGCGATTCCGATTCGCGAATTTGGTGGTCGCACAACTCGCTGGTCACTTCAGGACTTTGCCGTCGCCGCCAGCATCCTGATTGCCGCGTCGTTTCTGTTCTTTCCCGCAGTGAGCCATAGCCGCATGGTGGCGCGGATCGCGCAGTGCGGAAACAACCTGCGGCAGATCGGCTGGGGGCTGCAGCAATACAGTTTGTACCACAACGGCTATGCGCCCTCTCCGTCGCCCACCGGCAATCTAGCCAGCTCCGCGGCGTTTGCTCCTCAAATGGTGGCAGCGGGCTTGATGCCCGACACCCGAGTGCTACGCTGCCCGGAGTCGCCCCACAATTCTGGCAAGCCATTGGATGTGCCGACGCTAGCGCAGATCGAGCGCGCCGTGGGCAAGCAGCTACAACGTTTCCATAACGCCATGGGCGGTGATTACCGCGGCGCGCTCGGATACTTGGATGACCAAAATCAATACCATCCGGTGCGACATGCCTCGCGACCCTATTTCGCGCTCGTCTCCGACGCCCCCAGCATCGGTCGGGACGATCATCAAAGCGGCAACCACGGCGGCAGCGGACAGAACGTGCTGTTCGAAGACGGACACGTGGAGTTCTTGAAGACTTGCCGCTGTCTGCCTGCGGCGCATCCGGACGACATCTTCGAGAATTCGGATGGATTGGTGGCGCCGGGGCACTCGCCGGATGATTCCGTAATCGCTCCGGGCAGCTTTTCGCTGGTCGATTTTGAGCAAGCCGGCAACTAG
- a CDS encoding sigma-70 family RNA polymerase sigma factor, with the protein MIKTTTRNKTTDSTARVYSQWTDEELLVHYRQTEERGAFEELVHRYERELYSYLRRYLGDEGMAEDAFQATFLQVHLKSDHFEPDRKFRPWLYTIATHQAIDAQRRTRRHKLVSLDRRGTSDNEQSAGALADLLQSREDGPQDELEANERGRWVRKTVESLPEQLRSAVNLIYYQGLKYREAADILNVPVGTVKSRLHTAVMKLNEAWNRANLSGAE; encoded by the coding sequence ATGATCAAGACAACAACTCGCAATAAGACGACCGACTCGACAGCTCGCGTCTACTCGCAGTGGACGGATGAGGAGTTGCTGGTTCACTACCGGCAAACTGAGGAGCGCGGAGCGTTCGAAGAGTTGGTGCATCGCTATGAGCGCGAGCTATACAGCTACTTGCGCCGCTACCTTGGCGACGAGGGGATGGCGGAAGACGCGTTTCAAGCGACGTTTCTGCAAGTGCATTTGAAATCGGATCACTTCGAGCCCGATCGAAAGTTCCGACCATGGCTATATACCATTGCCACGCACCAGGCCATCGACGCGCAACGCCGCACGCGGCGTCACAAGCTTGTGAGCCTGGATCGTCGTGGCACGAGCGACAACGAGCAGAGCGCGGGCGCATTAGCGGATCTGCTGCAGTCGCGCGAGGATGGACCGCAGGACGAACTGGAAGCCAACGAACGCGGTCGCTGGGTACGGAAGACGGTCGAGTCGTTGCCGGAACAACTGCGATCGGCGGTGAATTTGATCTACTACCAAGGCCTGAAATACCGCGAGGCGGCCGACATACTGAACGTGCCCGTTGGCACGGTCAAGAGTCGGCTGCATACCGCGGTGATGAAGCTCAACGAGGCCTGGAACCGTGCCAATTTGTCTGGAGCGGAGTGA
- a CDS encoding permease, with protein sequence MTAMPLGLDTPSTIGMVFFVLGPAFLAARGQGLGEHESAQFAWRIGMAAIVVSGLFKLVCSLASGWARRIIPRAGLLGSLTAIALVLISFLPLLDVMQSPIVGILSLAIILGSLTARLPLPFGVPGAVVAVTVSVIVFYAMIGLNLIERPPSEITGQLALNWPRPNLEWLAGLRASLPYLPIVLPFALATVVGGIDCAESASAAGDEYDTREVIAAEAVATLVAGVCGGVIQTTPYIGHPAYKAMGGRAAYTLATAIFIGGAGMLGYFSFIYEYIPRAAIFPVLIFVGLEITAQSFHATPVRHYPAVALSCVPALAYLVTIFLGSVLPHANLARLSPSTLEQLATLRVLGSGFILTSLIWASMLAALIDRKLRFAAIGCAMAGVCSLFGVIHSPLDGGRMFLPWAMPTDARGSTHWMPVQLAVAYLLAGIVFLLWSAYFPAHPSEIIAANPNCEHP encoded by the coding sequence GTGACCGCTATGCCGCTGGGGCTCGATACCCCCAGCACCATCGGCATGGTGTTCTTCGTACTCGGTCCCGCGTTCTTGGCCGCACGCGGCCAAGGCCTTGGCGAGCACGAATCCGCCCAATTTGCCTGGCGCATCGGCATGGCGGCCATTGTGGTGAGCGGATTGTTCAAACTGGTTTGCTCGTTGGCGTCCGGCTGGGCGCGCCGGATCATTCCCCGGGCCGGGCTTTTGGGGTCGCTTACGGCAATCGCGCTGGTGCTCATCAGCTTCCTGCCTCTTCTGGATGTGATGCAATCTCCGATCGTGGGAATCCTTTCGCTGGCCATCATCCTTGGTTCGCTCACCGCTCGCTTGCCGCTGCCATTCGGAGTCCCCGGCGCCGTCGTCGCCGTGACCGTTTCGGTGATCGTGTTCTATGCCATGATTGGCCTGAACCTGATCGAACGTCCGCCATCCGAAATTACCGGTCAGTTGGCGCTCAACTGGCCTAGGCCAAATCTTGAGTGGCTGGCGGGGCTCCGCGCGTCACTTCCGTATCTGCCAATCGTGCTGCCGTTCGCTTTGGCCACGGTGGTCGGCGGCATTGACTGCGCCGAAAGCGCCTCCGCCGCGGGCGACGAGTACGACACTCGCGAGGTGATCGCTGCCGAGGCCGTGGCCACGCTCGTCGCTGGAGTCTGCGGCGGCGTAATTCAAACCACCCCCTACATCGGCCACCCCGCTTACAAGGCCATGGGCGGCCGCGCCGCGTACACCCTTGCCACCGCGATTTTCATCGGTGGCGCCGGCATGTTGGGCTATTTTTCATTCATCTACGAGTACATTCCACGAGCCGCGATCTTCCCCGTCCTGATCTTTGTCGGACTGGAAATCACCGCGCAAAGTTTTCACGCCACGCCGGTGCGCCACTACCCCGCTGTCGCGCTGTCGTGTGTCCCCGCGCTCGCTTATCTCGTCACGATCTTCTTAGGCAGCGTGCTGCCGCACGCTAATTTGGCGAGGCTATCCCCTTCCACATTGGAGCAGTTGGCGACGCTGCGCGTGCTGGGAAGCGGATTTATCCTCACTAGCCTGATTTGGGCCTCAATGCTCGCCGCGCTCATCGATCGAAAATTACGTTTCGCCGCGATTGGCTGCGCGATGGCCGGCGTGTGCAGTCTATTCGGCGTCATCCATTCGCCGCTCGATGGCGGTCGAATGTTCTTGCCCTGGGCAATGCCCACCGACGCCCGCGGCTCGACTCACTGGATGCCGGTGCAATTGGCCGTCGCCTATTTGCTGGCGGGAATAGTGTTTCTGCTCTGGAGCGCATATTTCCCTGCGCATCCGTCAGAAATAATAGCCGCCAACCCGAACTGCGAGCATCCGTGA
- the csrA gene encoding carbon storage regulator CsrA — protein sequence MLVLSRKKNESIVINNDITIVVVEIRGDKVRLGVEAPKEVPVHRQEVYEAIKRNGGESARPNGETESAG from the coding sequence ATGCTGGTCCTGTCTCGTAAGAAGAACGAAAGTATTGTCATCAACAATGACATTACGATCGTCGTCGTCGAGATCCGGGGCGACAAAGTTCGACTCGGGGTCGAGGCGCCCAAGGAAGTTCCGGTGCATCGGCAAGAGGTCTACGAGGCCATCAAGCGCAACGGCGGCGAATCGGCTCGTCCCAATGGCGAAACGGAATCCGCTGGCTAG